One window of the Nocardia huaxiensis genome contains the following:
- a CDS encoding cation:dicarboxylate symporter family transporter, producing the protein MSSTALDTAPESAARPPRWRRVVTNTSFQVLVAAVAAAVFGIVAPEAAAGTKPIATAFIALIQMLIAPIVFLVIVTGIVTAGGMKAVGRIAARALIYFEIVTTAGMLLGLLAVNLFQPGSGVAPPQDASDDVSSYVKGGAHTSFGEFLIGMVPDNAVNAFASGHILQVLIFAVLFAIAVVKMPAAVRDPIVDGCTRLAQILFRMIGMIMLLAPIGTFGAVASTVGKYGPATLTALMKLVAVSALALAVFVFLGLGLVCRLAGFSLFRLIRTLRRELMVVVGTSSSEAVLPQLMERMEEAGCRRSVVGLVVPTGFSFNLDGVAVVIPICVVFIGQVYGIPLTFADQFGLFLVFLLLSKGTAGISGSAFITLANTVAATALVPVAGLALVLSVDRFLSLIRALTNVLGNAVATVVVARWEPGGLDPEAAAPALGFRPKTVQGV; encoded by the coding sequence ATGAGCAGTACCGCGCTCGACACCGCGCCGGAATCCGCGGCCCGCCCGCCGCGCTGGCGCCGGGTGGTCACCAACACCAGCTTCCAGGTGCTGGTGGCGGCCGTGGCCGCGGCCGTCTTCGGCATTGTCGCTCCGGAGGCGGCGGCCGGCACCAAGCCGATCGCCACCGCGTTCATCGCGCTGATCCAGATGCTGATCGCGCCGATCGTGTTCCTGGTGATCGTCACGGGCATCGTCACGGCCGGCGGGATGAAGGCGGTCGGCCGGATCGCGGCCCGCGCGCTGATCTATTTCGAGATCGTCACCACCGCGGGCATGCTGCTCGGGCTGCTGGCGGTCAATCTGTTCCAGCCGGGCTCCGGGGTGGCGCCACCGCAGGATGCCTCCGATGACGTGTCCAGTTATGTGAAAGGCGGCGCGCACACGTCGTTCGGGGAATTCCTGATCGGCATGGTGCCGGACAACGCGGTGAACGCCTTCGCGTCCGGCCATATCCTGCAGGTGCTGATCTTCGCGGTGCTGTTCGCCATCGCCGTGGTGAAAATGCCCGCGGCGGTGCGGGATCCGATCGTGGACGGGTGTACCCGGTTGGCGCAGATCCTGTTCCGGATGATCGGCATGATCATGCTGCTGGCGCCGATCGGCACCTTCGGCGCGGTGGCGTCCACGGTCGGCAAGTACGGTCCGGCGACGCTCACGGCCCTGATGAAGCTGGTCGCCGTGTCCGCGCTCGCGCTGGCGGTGTTCGTCTTCCTCGGGCTGGGGCTGGTGTGCCGGCTGGCCGGGTTCTCGCTGTTCCGCCTGATCCGCACCTTGCGCCGGGAGCTGATGGTGGTGGTCGGCACCTCCTCGTCGGAGGCCGTGCTGCCGCAGTTGATGGAGCGGATGGAGGAGGCCGGCTGCCGCCGCAGTGTGGTGGGTCTGGTTGTGCCGACCGGGTTCTCGTTCAATCTCGACGGTGTCGCGGTGGTGATCCCGATCTGCGTGGTGTTCATCGGGCAGGTGTACGGGATTCCGCTGACCTTCGCCGATCAGTTCGGGCTGTTCCTGGTCTTCCTGCTGTTGTCCAAGGGCACGGCGGGGATCAGCGGTTCGGCGTTCATCACGCTCGCCAATACGGTCGCCGCGACCGCGCTGGTTCCGGTGGCGGGGCTGGCGCTGGTGCTGTCGGTGGATCGATTCCTCTCGCTCATCAGGGCTTTGACCAATGTGCTCGGCAATGCGGTGGCCACCGTGGTGGTGGCGCGCTGGGAGCCGGGTGGGCTGGATCCGGAGGCGGCCGCGCCCGCGCTCGGTTTCCGCCCGAAAACCGTTCAAGGAGTATAG
- the pstB gene encoding phosphate ABC transporter ATP-binding protein PstB, whose translation MAKRIDIKDLNIYYGKFHAVADVALTVLPRSVTAFIGPSGCGKSTVLRSLNRMHEVTPEARVEGAVLLDGEDIYGAQVDPVGVRRTIGMVFQRPNPFPTMSIRDNVVAGLKLQGVRNKSELDEVAERSLRGANLWNEVKDRLDKPGGGLSGGQQQRLCIARAIAVSPDVLLMDEPCSALDPISTLAIEDLISELKKEFTIVIVTHNMQQAARVSDQTAFFNLEAQGKPGRLIEIDETEKIFSNPSQKATEDYISGRFG comes from the coding sequence ATGGCCAAGCGGATCGACATCAAAGATCTCAACATCTACTACGGCAAGTTCCACGCCGTGGCCGATGTGGCGCTGACCGTGCTGCCGCGCAGCGTGACCGCGTTCATCGGTCCTTCCGGCTGCGGTAAGTCCACCGTGCTGCGCTCGCTCAACCGCATGCACGAGGTGACTCCGGAGGCCCGCGTCGAGGGCGCGGTGCTGCTCGACGGCGAGGACATCTACGGCGCGCAGGTCGATCCGGTCGGCGTGCGCCGCACCATCGGCATGGTGTTCCAGCGTCCGAACCCGTTCCCCACCATGTCGATTCGCGACAATGTGGTGGCGGGGCTGAAGCTGCAGGGCGTGCGCAACAAGTCCGAGCTGGACGAGGTGGCCGAGCGCTCGCTGCGCGGGGCCAACCTGTGGAACGAGGTCAAGGACCGGCTCGACAAGCCCGGCGGCGGTCTGTCCGGCGGTCAGCAGCAGCGTCTGTGCATCGCCCGCGCCATCGCGGTGTCGCCGGACGTGCTGCTCATGGACGAGCCGTGTTCGGCGCTGGACCCCATCTCCACGCTCGCGATCGAGGATCTGATCTCCGAGCTGAAGAAGGAGTTCACCATCGTCATCGTCACGCACAACATGCAGCAGGCCGCGCGGGTCAGTGACCAGACGGCGTTCTTCAACCTCGAGGCCCAGGGCAAGCCCGGCCGTCTCATCGAGATCGACGAGACCGAGAAGATCTTCTCCAACCCGTCGCAGAAGGCCACCGAGGATTACATCTCGGGTCGTTTCGGTTAA
- the pstC gene encoding phosphate ABC transporter permease subunit PstC produces the protein MTVHDQTTPTGRSVSTGPAGSRALPPGDTALMPTDLSKQPAAPQPKGKATSGRGQNKFGAEFIFRSAATAAGAIIVAAIALIALFLLVRAVPSVAANEANFFTSTEFNTSDANHLRFGIKDLFMVTVLSSLLALAIAVPIGVGIALFLTQYAPKALARPFSMLVDLLAAVPSIVFGMWGFLVLAPEIEPFQRFLNEKLGWFFLFADGNVSISGGGTIFTAGVVLAVMILPIITSVSREVFGLTPRAHIEAAQALGATKWEVVRMTVLPYGRSGVIAGSMLGLGRALGETIAVLIVLRTSAQAGHWSLFDGGYTFASKIAAAAAEFSSKLPTGAYIAAGFVLFALTFVVNALARLVAGGKVNG, from the coding sequence ATGACCGTGCACGATCAAACAACCCCGACGGGTCGGTCCGTTTCGACCGGCCCGGCGGGGAGCCGTGCCCTGCCGCCGGGGGATACTGCGCTCATGCCGACCGATCTCAGCAAGCAGCCGGCCGCCCCCCAGCCCAAGGGGAAGGCCACCTCCGGCCGCGGCCAGAACAAGTTCGGTGCGGAGTTCATCTTCCGCTCGGCGGCCACGGCCGCCGGTGCGATCATCGTCGCCGCCATCGCCCTCATCGCACTGTTCCTGCTGGTGCGGGCGGTGCCGTCGGTGGCGGCCAATGAGGCGAACTTCTTCACCAGCACCGAATTCAACACCTCCGATGCCAACCACCTGCGGTTCGGCATCAAGGACCTGTTCATGGTCACGGTGCTGAGCTCGCTGCTCGCCCTGGCGATCGCGGTGCCGATCGGTGTGGGAATCGCGCTGTTCCTGACGCAGTACGCGCCCAAGGCGCTGGCGCGACCGTTCTCCATGCTGGTCGACCTGCTGGCGGCGGTGCCCTCGATCGTGTTCGGTATGTGGGGCTTCCTGGTGCTCGCCCCGGAAATCGAACCGTTCCAACGCTTCCTGAACGAGAAGCTCGGCTGGTTCTTCCTGTTCGCCGACGGCAATGTGTCGATCTCCGGCGGCGGCACCATCTTCACCGCCGGCGTGGTGCTGGCGGTCATGATCCTGCCCATCATCACCTCGGTGAGCCGTGAGGTCTTCGGCCTCACCCCGCGCGCGCACATCGAGGCCGCGCAGGCCCTCGGCGCCACCAAGTGGGAGGTCGTGCGCATGACGGTGCTGCCGTACGGCCGCTCCGGCGTGATCGCGGGCTCCATGCTGGGCCTGGGCCGCGCGCTCGGTGAGACCATCGCGGTGCTCATCGTGCTGCGCACCTCCGCGCAGGCCGGGCACTGGTCGCTGTTCGACGGCGGCTACACCTTCGCCTCCAAGATCGCTGCCGCGGCAGCGGAATTCAGCTCGAAGCTGCCGACCGGCGCGTACATCGCCGCCGGCTTCGTGCTGTTCGCTCTGACCTTCGTGGTCAACGCACTGGCCCGGCTGGTCGCCGGCGGGAAGGTGAACGGATGA
- the pstA gene encoding phosphate ABC transporter permease PstA codes for MTATLDKPIKAPTFRHVSPARRLKNNLATVVVWVCFAVALVPLLWVLYTVVEKGGEAILSANWWTKSQKGVLPDQTAGGVYHAIYGTIVQSAVAAVIAVPLGIMAAVYLVEYGRGWLAKTTTFMVDILAGVPSIVAALFIFALWIATLGFPQSAFAVSLALVLLMLPVVVRSTEEMLKLVPDELREASYALGIPKWKTILRIVVPTAAPGMISGILLSIARVMGETAPVLVLVGYSKSINFNVFDGNMASLPLLMYQELANPEAAGRLRVWGAALTLILLIALLYAAAAAVNKFLTRNR; via the coding sequence ATGACCGCCACACTCGACAAGCCGATCAAGGCCCCCACCTTCCGGCACGTCAGCCCGGCTCGCCGGCTGAAGAACAATCTCGCCACCGTCGTGGTGTGGGTGTGCTTCGCGGTCGCGCTGGTCCCGCTGCTGTGGGTGCTCTACACCGTGGTCGAAAAGGGCGGCGAGGCAATCCTTTCCGCCAACTGGTGGACCAAGTCGCAGAAGGGCGTGCTGCCCGACCAGACCGCGGGCGGCGTCTACCACGCAATCTACGGCACCATCGTGCAGTCCGCGGTGGCCGCGGTCATCGCGGTGCCGCTGGGCATCATGGCCGCGGTCTACCTGGTCGAATACGGGCGCGGCTGGCTGGCCAAGACCACCACCTTCATGGTGGACATCCTGGCCGGCGTGCCGTCGATCGTCGCGGCGCTGTTCATCTTCGCGCTGTGGATCGCCACCCTGGGTTTCCCGCAGAGCGCGTTCGCGGTGTCGCTGGCCCTGGTGCTGCTCATGCTGCCGGTGGTGGTGCGCAGCACCGAGGAGATGCTCAAGCTGGTCCCGGACGAATTGCGGGAGGCTTCCTACGCGCTCGGCATTCCCAAGTGGAAAACCATTCTGCGCATTGTGGTTCCGACCGCCGCGCCGGGCATGATCTCCGGCATCCTGCTGTCCATCGCCCGCGTCATGGGTGAGACCGCGCCGGTGCTGGTGCTGGTCGGCTACTCGAAGTCGATCAACTTCAATGTCTTCGACGGCAATATGGCCTCGCTGCCGCTGCTGATGTACCAGGAGCTGGCCAACCCGGAGGCCGCCGGCCGACTGCGCGTCTGGGGTGCGGCGCTGACCCTCATCCTTCTCATCGCGCTGCTGTACGCCGCGGCGGCCGCGGTCAACAAGTTCCTCACGCGGAACCGATAG
- a CDS encoding winged helix-turn-helix transcriptional regulator, with the protein MELLLLTSDPNPESVLPSLALLPHHVRPAPTEVASLLEAGSADVALVDARTDLAAARGLCRLLGSTGSSVPVVAVLTEGGLVAVNADWGLDDILLPGTGPAELDARLRLLVARNGGVASPENTGKITLGELVIDEGTYTARLRGRPLDLTYKEFELLKYLAQHAGRVFTRAQLLQEVWGYDFFGGTRTVDVHVRRLRAKLGSEYESLIGTVRNVGYKAVRPARTSGKGDAVTFPDADDTGDSELTTANGTF; encoded by the coding sequence ATGGAGCTGCTCCTGCTGACCTCCGACCCCAATCCTGAGTCGGTGCTGCCGTCACTGGCGCTGCTGCCGCACCACGTGCGGCCCGCTCCCACCGAGGTGGCGTCGCTGCTGGAGGCGGGATCCGCCGATGTGGCGCTCGTCGACGCCCGCACCGATCTGGCCGCCGCGCGCGGCCTGTGTCGTTTGCTGGGCAGCACCGGATCGTCGGTGCCCGTGGTCGCGGTGCTCACCGAGGGCGGCCTGGTCGCCGTCAATGCGGACTGGGGACTGGACGACATTCTGCTGCCCGGCACCGGACCCGCCGAACTCGATGCCCGGCTGCGGCTGCTGGTGGCCCGCAACGGTGGCGTCGCCAGCCCGGAGAACACCGGCAAGATCACCCTGGGTGAGCTGGTCATCGACGAGGGCACCTACACCGCGCGCCTGCGCGGCCGCCCGCTCGACCTCACCTACAAGGAATTCGAACTGCTGAAATACCTCGCGCAGCATGCCGGCCGGGTGTTCACCCGCGCCCAGCTGCTGCAGGAGGTGTGGGGTTACGACTTCTTCGGCGGCACCCGCACCGTGGACGTGCACGTGCGGCGGCTGCGCGCGAAACTCGGCAGCGAGTACGAGTCGCTCATCGGAACGGTGCGTAATGTCGGGTACAAGGCGGTGCGGCCGGCCCGGACGTCCGGCAAGGGCGACGCGGTCACCTTCCCTGATGCGGACGACACCGGCGACAGTGAATTGACCACGGCGAACGGCACTTTCTAG
- a CDS encoding GntR family transcriptional regulator has product MAEHTDALSALQQQVADRRSTSLLQLIARQLEQMIINGALRGGDRINESALALQLGTSRGPVREALRQLEHSRLVEFRTNRGMFVREISVEEAAQLYDVRAALFGLAGRLAAERATPEDVEALRAKVSRLADAVPAVDDYYPGNVDLHRDLVALSGNPRLIDLYDDVSKELHLFRRHGLETENARHTSNCQHAEILDRLAEGDADEAGRLMEAHIRSGKQRMLAAVHD; this is encoded by the coding sequence ATGGCCGAGCACACCGATGCACTGAGCGCCCTACAGCAGCAGGTCGCCGACCGGCGATCCACCTCGCTGCTGCAACTCATCGCCAGGCAACTCGAGCAGATGATCATCAACGGCGCCCTGCGCGGCGGCGACCGGATCAACGAATCCGCGCTCGCCCTGCAACTGGGCACCAGCCGCGGCCCGGTCCGGGAAGCGCTACGGCAGCTCGAACACAGCCGGCTCGTCGAATTCCGCACCAACAGAGGCATGTTCGTGCGCGAGATCTCCGTCGAGGAAGCCGCCCAGCTCTACGACGTCCGCGCCGCCCTGTTCGGCCTGGCGGGCCGCCTCGCCGCCGAACGCGCCACCCCCGAAGACGTGGAAGCATTGCGCGCCAAGGTTTCCCGGCTCGCGGACGCCGTCCCCGCCGTCGACGACTACTACCCCGGCAATGTCGACCTGCACCGCGATCTCGTTGCCCTGTCCGGCAATCCGCGCCTGATCGACCTCTACGACGACGTCTCCAAGGAACTGCACCTGTTCCGCCGCCACGGCCTCGAAACCGAGAACGCCAGACACACATCCAACTGCCAGCACGCCGAGATCCTGGACCGCCTGGCCGAAGGCGACGCCGACGAAGCCGGACGCCTCATGGAGGCCCACATCCGATCCGGCAAGCAGCGCATGCTCGCCGCCGTCCACGACTAG
- the pstS gene encoding phosphate ABC transporter substrate-binding protein PstS, with amino-acid sequence MNLKRSTTVFGALIAAGAMTLTACGSDDNTTETGNASKIDVACGGKTALKASGSSAQKNAMDRFVAAYEANCDGFKLDYTSSGSGAGVKEFLGGQTDFAGSDSPLSAKKNEVADAEARCGAPAWNLPTVFGPVAVTYNIPGVTDLVLDGPTMAKIFNGQITTWDDVAIKALNQKAALPSEKIAVIFRSDESGTTDNFQKYLTAASEGAWTQESGKTFNGGVGEGAKGNEGTSAAVKNTKFAITYNEWSFAKAQGLSIARILTASTSNDPKPVELTAETAGKAIDGVKISGQGNDLVLDLSSIYKPTTGGAYPIVMPTYEIVCSKYKDADTAKAVKAFLVSALGNGQSGLADAGYVPIPDQFKTKLTTAVNAIS; translated from the coding sequence GTGAATCTCAAGCGCAGCACCACCGTGTTCGGTGCGCTGATCGCGGCCGGTGCCATGACGCTCACGGCGTGTGGCAGTGACGACAACACCACCGAGACCGGCAACGCGAGCAAGATCGACGTCGCCTGCGGCGGCAAGACCGCGCTCAAGGCCAGCGGCTCGTCCGCGCAGAAGAACGCGATGGATCGCTTCGTCGCCGCCTACGAGGCCAACTGCGACGGCTTCAAACTCGACTACACCTCGTCGGGCTCCGGCGCCGGCGTGAAGGAATTCCTCGGCGGCCAGACCGATTTCGCGGGCTCCGACTCGCCGCTGAGCGCCAAGAAGAACGAGGTCGCCGACGCCGAGGCCCGCTGCGGCGCGCCGGCGTGGAACCTGCCGACCGTCTTCGGACCGGTCGCGGTGACCTACAACATCCCGGGCGTCACCGACCTGGTGCTGGACGGCCCGACCATGGCCAAGATCTTCAACGGCCAGATCACCACCTGGGACGACGTGGCCATCAAGGCACTCAACCAGAAGGCCGCCCTGCCGTCGGAGAAGATCGCCGTGATCTTCCGCTCGGACGAGTCGGGCACCACCGACAACTTCCAGAAGTACCTGACCGCCGCCTCCGAGGGCGCGTGGACCCAGGAGTCCGGCAAGACCTTCAACGGCGGTGTCGGTGAGGGCGCCAAGGGCAATGAGGGCACCTCGGCCGCGGTGAAGAACACCAAGTTCGCCATCACCTACAACGAGTGGTCGTTCGCGAAGGCGCAGGGCCTGTCCATTGCCCGCATCCTGACCGCGTCGACCTCCAACGACCCGAAGCCGGTCGAGCTGACCGCGGAGACCGCGGGCAAGGCCATCGACGGCGTGAAGATCTCCGGCCAGGGCAACGACCTCGTGCTCGACCTGTCCTCGATCTACAAGCCGACCACCGGTGGCGCGTACCCGATCGTCATGCCGACCTACGAGATCGTCTGCTCCAAGTACAAGGACGCCGACACCGCGAAGGCCGTCAAGGCGTTCCTCGTCTCCGCGCTCGGCAATGGCCAGAGCGGTCTGGCGGATGCCGGCTACGTGCCGATCCCGGACCAGTTCAAGACCAAGCTGACCACGGCCGTCAACGCCATCTCCTGA
- a CDS encoding TlpA family protein disulfide reductase, translating into MIALGVLAAAVAGAIGVGILVRRNEGRVRSTQVSETAPEKADARAQLLAAAGVVPGRPTVLHFSADWCGPCAAVRRVVSSVVAELADAPRPPLDLEIDIDADPALARELNVLSLPTTFVLDARGRERFRISGVPKAADLRTSLGELTGSEAVE; encoded by the coding sequence ATGATCGCGCTCGGCGTGCTGGCCGCGGCGGTCGCGGGAGCGATCGGCGTGGGAATCCTGGTGCGCCGCAACGAAGGTCGCGTGCGCAGCACACAGGTGAGCGAGACCGCTCCCGAAAAAGCCGATGCCCGTGCGCAATTGCTGGCCGCCGCCGGAGTGGTTCCGGGCCGGCCCACCGTGCTGCACTTCTCCGCCGACTGGTGCGGCCCGTGCGCGGCCGTGCGCCGAGTCGTTTCGAGTGTGGTGGCCGAACTCGCGGACGCGCCCCGCCCGCCGCTGGATCTCGAGATCGACATCGACGCGGACCCGGCGCTGGCGCGCGAACTGAACGTGCTGTCGCTGCCGACCACCTTCGTCCTCGATGCCCGGGGACGGGAGCGGTTCCGAATTTCCGGAGTGCCCAAGGCCGCGGATCTGCGCACGTCACTGGGCGAATTGACCGGCTCCGAGGCGGTCGAGTGA
- a CDS encoding mandelate racemase/muconate lactonizing enzyme family protein: MKIKDIRAGVHTTSIEVPLLRDRVSGYGREEQKEFVFCEVETDEGHTGVALTGHFLARAVVVALQEHFLPVVVDMDPRETEAIHQKVWRTLNPRTMTGVVSSALSLLDIALWDIAGKAAGRSVASLLGGARTDVPTYVTFGFPQYDRETLAEAARLQVAQGFTALKMVVAVDPGGWREDAARIHAVRDAIGPDIDLMIDANYLYTPTEAAQLCRAVEDANLTWFEEPLHQNDARALADLRAHTRIPLAAGQMEGHRWRLRELVERQAVDILQPNVCYCGGFTEARKAAHLAQIYNLPLAHGGGWPLFNLHTLAGMMNGWILEWHVGMVQVGELLFPDAPKPVHGVITVPDRPGLGLTVDRAALRSTLVAAE; the protein is encoded by the coding sequence ATGAAGATCAAGGACATCCGGGCCGGCGTGCACACCACCTCGATCGAGGTGCCGCTGCTACGGGACCGGGTCAGCGGCTACGGCCGCGAGGAGCAGAAGGAGTTCGTCTTCTGCGAGGTCGAGACCGACGAGGGGCACACCGGGGTGGCACTCACCGGGCACTTCCTGGCCCGCGCGGTGGTGGTCGCGCTCCAGGAACACTTCCTGCCCGTCGTGGTGGACATGGACCCGCGCGAGACCGAGGCGATCCACCAGAAGGTCTGGCGCACACTGAATCCGCGCACCATGACCGGTGTGGTGTCCAGCGCGCTGTCGCTGCTGGACATCGCGCTCTGGGATATCGCGGGCAAGGCCGCGGGCCGGTCGGTGGCGAGCCTGCTCGGCGGCGCGCGCACCGACGTGCCGACCTATGTCACCTTCGGCTTTCCGCAATACGACCGGGAAACCCTGGCCGAGGCCGCGAGACTGCAGGTGGCGCAGGGCTTCACGGCGCTGAAGATGGTCGTCGCGGTCGACCCCGGCGGCTGGCGTGAGGACGCCGCGCGCATCCACGCCGTCCGCGACGCGATCGGCCCGGACATCGACCTGATGATCGACGCCAACTACCTGTACACCCCGACCGAGGCCGCGCAGCTGTGCCGCGCGGTGGAGGACGCGAACCTCACCTGGTTCGAGGAACCCCTGCATCAGAACGACGCTCGCGCACTCGCGGATCTGCGCGCGCACACCAGAATTCCGCTCGCCGCCGGCCAGATGGAGGGCCACCGCTGGCGGTTGCGTGAACTGGTGGAGCGGCAGGCCGTCGACATCCTGCAGCCGAATGTCTGTTACTGCGGCGGCTTCACCGAGGCCCGCAAGGCCGCCCATCTGGCGCAGATCTACAACCTGCCGCTGGCGCACGGCGGCGGCTGGCCGCTGTTCAACCTGCACACCCTGGCCGGAATGATGAACGGCTGGATCCTGGAGTGGCATGTGGGCATGGTGCAGGTGGGGGAACTGCTGTTCCCCGACGCGCCCAAGCCGGTGCACGGTGTGATCACCGTGCCGGATCGCCCCGGTCTCGGCCTGACCGTGGACCGGGCCGCGCTGCGCTCGACGCTCGTCGCGGCCGAGTGA
- the mshD gene encoding mycothiol synthase has translation MRLRELGWDRRVPDAVAAQTRSVIERATAVDGVAPISEQAVLSLGAESEAWHHVVASENGSGVAGYVNLVPSHGGHPAMAEIVVDPAARGRGLGASLVRAALEAGGRGARVWAHGDLPPARAVAERLKLSVARELWQMRRDLANSELPELAVPEGLELRTYAGPSDDAEILRVNGEAFSWHPEQGAWTARDIEARRNESWFDPKGLFLAFDPAEPDKLLGFHWTKIHYDENPHLGEVYVVGVDPSAQGRGLGRLLTLAGLHYLRDRGLGSVLLYTEADNTAAVHTYTKLGFERFHVDVAYALSP, from the coding sequence ATGCGGCTGCGGGAGCTCGGCTGGGACCGGCGGGTGCCGGACGCGGTCGCGGCGCAGACACGGTCGGTGATCGAGCGGGCGACCGCGGTCGACGGGGTGGCCCCGATATCCGAGCAGGCGGTGCTGTCGCTGGGCGCGGAGTCCGAGGCGTGGCATCACGTGGTGGCGTCCGAAAACGGCTCCGGCGTGGCCGGATACGTGAATCTCGTGCCCTCGCACGGCGGGCATCCGGCCATGGCCGAGATCGTGGTGGATCCGGCGGCGCGCGGGCGGGGTCTGGGCGCGAGCCTGGTGCGGGCCGCGCTGGAGGCCGGCGGGCGTGGGGCGCGGGTCTGGGCGCACGGTGATCTGCCGCCCGCGCGGGCGGTCGCCGAACGGTTGAAGCTGTCCGTGGCGCGCGAACTCTGGCAGATGCGCCGCGATCTCGCTAACTCCGAGCTACCGGAATTGGCGGTGCCCGAGGGGCTCGAATTGCGAACCTACGCCGGGCCTTCCGACGATGCCGAGATCCTGCGGGTCAACGGCGAAGCCTTCTCCTGGCATCCGGAGCAGGGCGCGTGGACCGCACGCGATATCGAGGCTCGGCGCAATGAATCCTGGTTCGACCCGAAGGGTCTGTTCCTGGCGTTCGATCCCGCCGAGCCGGACAAGCTCCTCGGATTCCACTGGACCAAGATCCACTACGACGAAAACCCGCACCTCGGTGAGGTTTACGTCGTCGGCGTCGATCCCTCGGCGCAGGGCCGCGGCCTCGGCCGCCTGCTCACCCTCGCCGGTCTGCACTATCTGCGCGATCGCGGCCTCGGCTCGGTCCTCCTCTACACCGAGGCCGACAACACCGCCGCCGTGCACACTTACACCAAGCTCGGTTTCGAGCGCTTCCACGTGGATGTCGCCTACGCGCTGTCGCCTTAG
- a CDS encoding LmeA family phospholipid-binding protein, translated as MYFRRLIIGLLCLAGLAVVLDFGVAAYSEYRVSRLLRQGSGLGSDPEVTFRESILHPFVSQALDGEFENVKIRTRTPRTDVQGSIYSEADLRGVRLPMRDLVDGVANRVPVDEVNATMRFESVDLGRLFKIPDLQVLGPSTDKSDGSGGSGGSGITSTQLKPGLIRLAGTISLYPDSDDSAVSLSTVPTTSKSKQVVSVLAELRLDGDQVHIIATDIYRGSDSSPAAVVPEAEKPAVVPESEKAAVLARFTRTIDVRDLPFGIMPTKVQALGGVIIVEGTAENVVLDLDRLQQP; from the coding sequence ATGTATTTCCGGAGGCTGATCATCGGGCTGCTCTGCCTGGCAGGGCTGGCCGTCGTGCTCGACTTCGGTGTCGCCGCGTATTCGGAGTACCGGGTATCGCGACTGCTGCGCCAGGGTTCGGGTCTCGGCTCCGATCCCGAGGTCACCTTCCGCGAATCGATTCTGCATCCGTTCGTGTCGCAGGCCCTCGACGGGGAATTCGAGAACGTGAAGATCCGGACCCGCACCCCGCGCACCGATGTGCAGGGCTCGATCTATTCCGAGGCCGACCTGCGCGGCGTGCGGCTGCCCATGCGCGATCTGGTGGACGGCGTGGCGAATCGGGTGCCGGTGGACGAGGTGAACGCGACCATGCGCTTCGAATCGGTCGATCTGGGCCGGCTGTTCAAGATCCCGGATCTGCAGGTGCTCGGTCCGTCCACCGATAAGTCCGACGGCTCGGGCGGTTCGGGCGGGTCCGGCATCACCAGCACCCAGTTGAAGCCCGGCCTGATCCGGCTGGCGGGCACCATCTCGCTGTACCCCGATTCCGACGACAGCGCGGTCTCGCTCAGCACCGTGCCGACGACCAGCAAGAGCAAGCAGGTGGTGAGCGTGCTCGCCGAACTGCGCCTGGACGGCGATCAGGTGCACATCATCGCCACCGACATCTATCGCGGATCGGACTCCTCGCCGGCGGCGGTGGTGCCGGAGGCGGAGAAGCCCGCGGTGGTGCCCGAGTCGGAGAAGGCCGCGGTGCTCGCGCGTTTCACCCGCACCATCGACGTGCGCGATCTGCCCTTCGGCATCATGCCCACCAAGGTGCAGGCGCTCGGCGGAGTGATCATCGTGGAGGGCACCGCCGAGAACGTGGTCCTCGATCTGGATCGGCTACAGCAGCCATGA